A region of Sulfurimonas sp. DNA encodes the following proteins:
- the asnB gene encoding asparagine synthase (glutamine-hydrolyzing): MCGIVGFVAHQNNKLLKDMNDALVHRGPDSLGSFNSKTVSLAMRRLSIVDIESGSQPYYSKDKSIVVVFNGEIYNHKELRNELISKGYCFSSSHSDGEIIPNMYLEYGVDFVNKLNGMFAIALYDVDKQKLLLYRDRLGKKPLYYTSINKEFYFASEIKALLKIKNDFKIDKHSLINYLQLKNTSAPDTIYEDIKQVNSASYIEYDLRLKTYVENKYWDLDFSKKTNLSEHEISKKLITLLEDAVKIRTECDVEYGAFLSGGLDSSLVCSIITQTHNKNLMTFSLGYKDDFKNKQSDLYHARKLSEKLGTNHYEYILDSKEVFDELSDALRAFDEPFSGTISTYFLTKLISKNVKVALCGDGADELFGSYLTHRLSTPIENYLNNTQHIKPFDSKEEFEFLKHIADEDIAVWRNKLNVFSDDELNSLFLSNIDIPNPYKNITTTAKTMLDKCLEIDEKELLVNQILPFTDRLSMAHSLEVRSPFLDYRIVEFAAQIPSSLKIKDTVNKYILKKSASKYLDDEIINRPKEGFVLPVYQWIEEEYFDEVYTTILHSNMIDDFEFNKIYIKNLLDTFKIQKKQHAKIWNLYTLAVWYEGIK; encoded by the coding sequence ATGTGCGGTATAGTTGGTTTTGTAGCACATCAAAACAATAAACTACTCAAAGACATGAACGATGCCTTAGTTCACAGAGGACCTGATTCATTAGGTAGTTTTAATTCTAAGACTGTCTCATTAGCAATGAGAAGATTATCTATAGTAGATATAGAGTCTGGTTCTCAACCTTATTATTCAAAAGACAAATCAATCGTTGTTGTGTTTAATGGTGAGATATACAATCATAAAGAACTTCGTAATGAGCTTATTTCTAAAGGCTACTGTTTTTCTTCTTCACATAGTGATGGAGAGATTATTCCAAATATGTATTTAGAATATGGAGTAGATTTCGTAAATAAACTTAACGGTATGTTTGCAATAGCTTTATATGATGTAGATAAACAAAAGCTACTTTTATATAGAGATAGACTTGGAAAAAAACCACTTTATTATACCTCAATAAATAAAGAGTTCTATTTTGCATCAGAGATAAAAGCACTTCTAAAGATCAAAAATGATTTTAAAATAGATAAACACTCTTTAATAAACTATCTTCAACTAAAAAATACTTCTGCACCAGATACAATCTATGAAGATATAAAACAAGTAAATAGTGCATCTTATATTGAGTATGATTTAAGGTTAAAAACTTATGTAGAAAATAAATATTGGGATTTAGATTTTTCTAAAAAAACAAATTTATCTGAACATGAGATATCTAAGAAATTGATAACTCTCTTAGAAGATGCCGTGAAAATAAGAACAGAGTGTGATGTTGAGTATGGAGCATTTTTAAGTGGTGGTTTGGACTCTAGTTTAGTTTGTTCTATCATTACCCAAACTCATAACAAAAATCTTATGACTTTTTCTCTTGGTTATAAAGACGATTTTAAAAATAAACAAAGTGATTTGTATCATGCCAGAAAATTATCTGAAAAACTTGGAACAAATCATTATGAATATATACTAGATTCAAAAGAAGTTTTTGATGAATTATCAGATGCACTTCGAGCTTTTGATGAGCCATTTTCAGGGACTATAAGCACTTATTTTTTAACTAAACTAATCTCGAAAAATGTAAAAGTAGCACTATGCGGTGATGGGGCTGATGAACTTTTTGGAAGTTACTTAACTCATAGACTTTCAACTCCGATAGAGAACTATCTTAACAATACTCAACATATAAAACCTTTTGATTCAAAAGAAGAATTTGAGTTTTTAAAACATATAGCAGATGAAGATATAGCTGTTTGGAGAAATAAGTTGAATGTTTTTAGTGATGATGAATTAAACTCTTTATTTCTAAGTAACATAGATATCCCAAATCCTTATAAAAATATCACCACTACGGCTAAGACTATGCTCGATAAATGTTTAGAGATAGATGAAAAAGAACTACTAGTAAATCAAATACTTCCATTTACAGATAGACTCTCAATGGCACATTCTCTAGAGGTTCGCTCACCTTTTTTAGATTACCGTATCGTCGAGTTTGCCGCACAAATTCCATCATCACTTAAAATAAAAGATACTGTTAATAAATATATACTCAAAAAAAGTGCATCTAAGTATCTTGATGATGAAATCATAAACAGACCTAAAGAGGGTTTTGTACTTCCTGTATATCAATGGATAGAAGAAGAGTATTTTGATGAAGTTTATACTACAATACTTCATTCTAATATGATAGATGATTTTGAATTTAATAAAATATATATAAAAAATTTACTAGACACTTTTAAGATACAAAAAAAACAACACGCAAAAATTTGGAATTTATATACACTAGCAGTTTGGTACGAGGGAATAAAATGA
- a CDS encoding GNAT family N-acetyltransferase: MKIDIVDLKKNLQYLDQYIVLRNNYKDDLFTEIVTYQETRNWLQNNSIVNMIATQNKMLLGVVILYIDKKNEVTIFVKEKNKGIGTLLLKEIEKHAIKNGLTYLLSWIEASNKASKTLFIKEKYTLIHEKIKKYNNINYNGNIFKKDLYI; encoded by the coding sequence ATGAAGATTGATATTGTTGATTTAAAAAAGAATTTACAATATTTAGACCAATATATAGTACTTAGAAATAATTACAAAGATGACCTTTTTACGGAGATTGTAACTTATCAAGAGACAAGAAATTGGCTGCAAAACAACTCTATAGTAAATATGATAGCTACTCAAAACAAGATGCTTTTAGGAGTAGTTATTTTATATATAGACAAAAAAAATGAAGTAACTATTTTTGTAAAAGAAAAAAACAAAGGTATAGGAACTTTGCTACTTAAAGAGATTGAAAAACATGCAATTAAAAATGGACTAACATATCTTCTCTCTTGGATAGAAGCATCAAATAAAGCTTCTAAAACACTATTTATAAAAGAAAAATATACTTTAATTCATGAAAAAATAAAGAAATATAACAATATAAACTATAATGGAAATATATTTAAAAAGGACTTATATATATGA
- a CDS encoding class I SAM-dependent methyltransferase, which yields MIKKVMDYISHKLIPILTGENKAPHIYISNMGYLNHKHLHNSFIKSLPYLNGICTDIGSGNAIYKKLILPHVDKYIAVDKSEIHRHMFQTSKEKFIDADIKNLPFDSNSIDSVILTQVLEHIDEPYKALCEVQRVLKKGGILILSVPFIYQAHATPYDFFRFSEYGLKELCKKYDFEILEFHYQGYFGTAIVSMLNGFIWNLASKYKILRNTIFLPILLIMFTINNIIGLCLDLIKLKEFTPNFFLVAKKL from the coding sequence ATGATCAAGAAAGTTATGGATTATATTTCACATAAGCTCATACCCATTTTAACAGGTGAAAATAAAGCACCACATATATATATATCAAATATGGGATATTTAAATCATAAGCATCTTCATAATTCTTTTATCAAATCGTTACCATATTTAAATGGTATATGTACAGATATTGGTTCAGGTAATGCAATATATAAAAAATTAATATTGCCACATGTAGACAAATATATTGCAGTTGATAAGAGTGAAATTCACCGACATATGTTTCAAACTTCAAAAGAAAAATTTATAGATGCAGATATAAAAAACCTACCATTTGATAGTAACTCCATTGATAGTGTTATTTTGACGCAAGTGTTAGAGCATATTGATGAGCCATATAAAGCACTATGTGAGGTGCAAAGAGTTCTTAAAAAGGGTGGAATACTCATTCTTTCCGTACCATTTATATATCAAGCCCATGCTACTCCATATGACTTTTTTAGATTTAGTGAATATGGGTTAAAGGAGCTATGTAAAAAGTATGACTTTGAGATTTTAGAGTTCCATTATCAAGGTTATTTTGGAACAGCTATAGTATCTATGTTAAACGGTTTTATTTGGAACCTAGCAAGTAAATATAAAATACTTAGAAATACTATTTTTTTACCAATACTCTTAATTATGTTTACAATAAATAATATTATTGGATTATGCTTAGATCTAATAAAACTAAAAGAGTTTACACCAAACTTTTTTCTAGTAGCGAAAAAGCTATGA
- a CDS encoding radical SAM protein: protein MKITDETKDRLLKIEGKLQEWEFPPQIIIESTSVCNQACIHCNHRIMERTKQHMDTDLFKKIVDEIAKEEPNTEIWPTFYGEATTLRETLYELLRYGRDAGLTNMVLNSNGVLLERHDWIDQILTSGLKRFILSLDGFTCETFNKIRVGGDRDRVYASVEKLLKRRDELGLEFPVIQCQFSVMDENRHEVEAFREHWEPLGAEVKTRNMLSWTNSGDVVANNLDYDTKFRVACPWAMNTMAIHENGNVVTCAVDYEGKTIIGNAKDTSLKELWQKHTRVVKKPHIENRWEEIPDICKTCPDWQVAGATYHENKNIELKKEARPFWWKEDENED, encoded by the coding sequence ATGAAAATAACTGATGAAACAAAAGATAGACTACTTAAAATTGAAGGAAAACTTCAAGAGTGGGAGTTCCCACCTCAGATAATTATAGAGAGTACCTCTGTGTGTAACCAAGCCTGCATCCACTGTAACCACCGCATCATGGAGAGAACTAAACAACATATGGATACAGATCTTTTTAAAAAGATAGTTGATGAAATAGCCAAAGAGGAACCAAATACTGAGATATGGCCAACTTTTTATGGGGAGGCTACAACTCTTCGTGAGACACTATATGAACTACTTAGGTACGGTAGAGATGCAGGGCTTACAAACATGGTTTTAAATTCTAATGGAGTTTTACTAGAACGACATGACTGGATAGACCAAATTCTTACATCTGGGCTTAAAAGATTTATACTCTCGCTTGATGGTTTCACTTGTGAAACTTTTAACAAGATAAGAGTTGGGGGAGATAGAGATAGAGTTTATGCATCTGTAGAGAAACTCCTAAAAAGAAGAGATGAGTTAGGCTTAGAGTTTCCAGTTATTCAGTGTCAGTTTTCAGTTATGGATGAGAATAGACACGAAGTTGAAGCTTTTAGAGAGCACTGGGAACCTCTTGGTGCTGAAGTAAAAACTAGAAATATGCTCTCGTGGACAAACTCTGGTGATGTAGTAGCAAATAACTTAGACTATGATACAAAATTTAGAGTAGCTTGTCCGTGGGCGATGAATACCATGGCTATACATGAAAATGGAAATGTAGTAACTTGTGCAGTTGATTATGAGGGTAAGACCATCATAGGTAATGCAAAGGACACATCTTTAAAAGAGTTATGGCAAAAACATACAAGAGTAGTAAAAAAACCACATATAGAAAATAGATGGGAAGAAATACCAGATATCTGTAAAACTTGTCCAGACTGGCAAGTAGCTGGTGCAACATATCATGAAAATAAAAATATAGAACTCAAAAAAGAAGCTAGACCTTTTTGGTGGAAAGAAGATGAGAATGAAGATTGA
- a CDS encoding dTDP-glucose 4,6-dehydratase, with amino-acid sequence MSKTYLITGGAGFIGSNFVNYIYNKYPDSKIIVLDLLTYAGSVENFPVNVNNINDRFEFWYGNVTNSALVDALVCKADYVIHFAAETHVTRSIFDNRDFFETDVIGTQTVSNAVLQNKNTVEKFIHISTSEVYGTASGCELMDEHHPLNPMSPYAAAKVGADRLVYSYVETYDIPATIIRPFNNYGASQHLEKAIPRFITSTLLDEDLTVHGQGLASRDWINVHDTCLGIDKILNSPLSKVQGEVFNLGTGRTISIKDIALEVVKAMGIDKSKIKYIDDRPGQVDCHIANIQKIKDILNWQPSIKFEDGLKSTIEWYKNNHHKWEKQIWMRQVPIVLKDGKKVIH; translated from the coding sequence ATGTCTAAAACATACCTTATAACAGGTGGAGCTGGCTTTATCGGTTCTAACTTTGTAAATTATATTTACAATAAATATCCTGATTCTAAAATAATAGTCTTAGACCTACTTACTTATGCTGGAAGTGTAGAAAATTTTCCAGTAAATGTAAATAATATAAATGATAGGTTTGAGTTTTGGTATGGAAATGTGACTAATTCTGCCCTAGTAGATGCTCTCGTTTGTAAAGCTGACTATGTGATTCACTTCGCTGCGGAGACTCATGTTACAAGGTCTATATTTGACAATAGAGACTTTTTTGAAACAGATGTTATAGGTACTCAAACAGTATCAAATGCTGTACTGCAAAATAAAAATACAGTTGAGAAATTTATCCATATATCTACTTCTGAAGTTTATGGAACTGCATCTGGATGTGAACTAATGGATGAACATCATCCACTAAATCCTATGTCACCTTATGCTGCTGCAAAAGTTGGTGCAGATAGGTTGGTTTACTCTTATGTAGAAACTTATGACATACCAGCTACTATCATCAGACCATTTAACAACTATGGAGCTTCTCAACATTTAGAAAAAGCTATACCTCGTTTTATAACAAGTACCTTACTTGATGAAGATTTAACAGTTCACGGCCAAGGCTTGGCTTCAAGGGATTGGATAAATGTACACGATACTTGTTTAGGAATAGACAAGATTTTAAACAGCCCCCTTTCAAAAGTTCAAGGCGAAGTTTTTAATCTTGGTACAGGAAGGACTATATCTATAAAAGATATAGCCCTAGAAGTTGTAAAAGCAATGGGAATTGATAAATCAAAAATAAAATATATAGACGATAGACCCGGTCAAGTTGACTGTCATATAGCAAATATACAAAAAATTAAAGATATTTTAAATTGGCAACCTAGCATAAAGTTTGAGGATGGTTTAAAAAGTACCATTGAGTGGTACAAAAACAACCACCATAAATGGGAAAAACAGATTTGGATGAGACAAGTTCCAATAGTTTTAAAAGATGGTAAGAAAGTAATTCATTAG
- a CDS encoding class I SAM-dependent methyltransferase → MNKKYIDYLICIKCNNNLEYQNIIEKGDKVISGTLACVNCSSNYPIINYIPRFVPMTNYADSFGMQWNIHHSDQHDKFSSVNSSEERFKNETKWGENLKGEVIIEAGCGAGRFTQFAANTGAMVLSFDYSSAVEASYQHHSDKENVLIVQADIYNMPFKNDIADKIYCFGVLQHTPDSREALKSLTTKLKSEGKIAADNYPFLSTTWFHTKYWVRPITKRLNHKLLYWWCKQHVKIMWPIFKLNRKLFSAKRANRINWRLLVPDYTSTGLSEDKLKQWAVMDLFDMLSPMYDNPVRIETFKRWFEELGYKDIDVHMGYNGCEGRGIKI, encoded by the coding sequence ATGAATAAAAAATACATAGATTATCTAATCTGTATTAAATGTAATAATAACTTAGAATATCAAAATATAATCGAAAAAGGGGATAAGGTAATAAGTGGAACTCTTGCTTGTGTAAATTGTAGTAGTAATTATCCTATAATCAACTATATCCCAAGATTTGTACCTATGACAAACTATGCAGACAGCTTTGGTATGCAATGGAATATCCACCATAGTGATCAACATGATAAATTTAGTAGTGTGAATTCTTCTGAAGAAAGATTTAAAAATGAAACAAAGTGGGGCGAGAACCTAAAAGGTGAAGTTATTATTGAAGCAGGATGTGGAGCAGGTAGATTTACTCAATTTGCAGCAAATACTGGGGCTATGGTACTCTCTTTTGATTATAGCAGTGCTGTTGAAGCTAGTTATCAGCATCACAGTGACAAAGAAAATGTATTAATTGTTCAAGCTGATATTTATAATATGCCTTTTAAAAATGATATTGCAGATAAAATTTATTGTTTTGGAGTACTACAACATACTCCTGACTCAAGAGAAGCACTAAAGTCATTAACTACTAAACTAAAAAGTGAAGGTAAAATAGCTGCTGATAATTATCCTTTTTTAAGTACAACATGGTTTCATACTAAATATTGGGTAAGACCAATTACCAAGAGGTTAAATCATAAATTATTATATTGGTGGTGTAAGCAACATGTTAAAATAATGTGGCCTATATTTAAATTAAATAGAAAATTATTTTCTGCAAAAAGAGCGAATAGAATTAACTGGAGATTACTAGTACCAGATTATACTTCGACAGGACTATCAGAAGACAAACTGAAACAATGGGCGGTAATGGATTTATTTGATATGCTTTCACCTATGTATGATAACCCTGTAAGGATAGAAACATTTAAAAGATGGTTTGAAGAACTTGGATATAAAGATATTGATGTACATATGGGATATAATGGATGTGAAGGAAGAGGTATAAAAATCTAA
- a CDS encoding DegT/DnrJ/EryC1/StrS family aminotransferase, whose translation MQKIEFFKHNIDEEDISRVTSVLKSIFLTNANVTKEFEEKFATYLDATHCVAVSSCTAALHLSLLALGIKDGDEVITTPMSFVATSNAILHAGAIPVFVDIEESTGNIDFTLIEAAITPKTKAIMPVHLYGNMCDMKAIKKIANKHKLKIIEDAAHCIEGERDGVRVGELGDVACFSFYATKNITSGEGGAITTNNDEVAKLLYQLRLHGINKDASSRYTDKFAHWDMKVLGWKYNISDIQSALLIGQLEKIEDRLSKREEIARYYEVALNKLGVEYIKVPENTKSARHLFIIKIKNRDKVVSKLQSNGIGVAVNYRAIHILNYYKNSFSFQDSDFPIAKKFGDEVLSLPLYTKLELSQLAYIISNLAKI comes from the coding sequence ATGCAAAAAATAGAATTCTTTAAACACAATATTGATGAAGAAGATATAAGTAGAGTTACTAGCGTTCTTAAATCGATATTTTTAACAAACGCAAATGTAACTAAAGAATTTGAAGAAAAATTTGCAACTTATTTAGATGCTACGCATTGTGTAGCTGTAAGTTCTTGTACAGCGGCCTTGCATCTAAGCTTACTTGCTCTTGGTATCAAAGATGGTGATGAAGTGATAACTACACCTATGAGCTTTGTAGCTACTTCAAATGCTATCCTCCATGCGGGGGCTATTCCTGTCTTTGTAGATATAGAAGAATCTACTGGAAACATAGATTTCACACTTATAGAAGCTGCAATAACGCCAAAAACAAAAGCTATCATGCCCGTACATCTTTATGGAAATATGTGCGATATGAAAGCAATCAAAAAGATAGCTAATAAACATAAACTTAAAATCATCGAAGATGCTGCTCACTGCATCGAGGGCGAGAGAGATGGGGTTAGAGTTGGGGAGTTAGGTGATGTTGCTTGTTTTTCTTTTTATGCGACTAAGAATATTACTAGTGGTGAAGGTGGAGCAATAACAACTAACAATGATGAAGTAGCCAAACTTCTTTATCAGTTAAGACTTCATGGTATCAATAAAGATGCATCTTCAAGATATACAGATAAATTTGCCCATTGGGATATGAAGGTCCTTGGCTGGAAATATAATATCTCAGATATACAATCAGCTTTGCTGATAGGACAGTTAGAGAAGATAGAAGATAGGCTCTCTAAAAGAGAAGAGATAGCTAGGTACTACGAAGTGGCTCTAAATAAACTAGGTGTCGAGTATATAAAAGTTCCTGAAAATACTAAATCAGCAAGACATCTTTTTATTATAAAAATTAAAAATAGAGATAAAGTAGTTAGCAAGCTTCAAAGTAACGGCATCGGTGTTGCTGTAAATTATAGAGCTATTCATATACTTAATTATTACAAAAATAGTTTCTCTTTTCAAGATAGTGATTTCCCAATCGCAAAAAAGTTTGGAGATGAAGTTTTATCATTACCGCTATATACGAAACTTGAACTATCGCAACTAGCGTATATAATATCTAACTTAGCAAAGATATAA
- a CDS encoding WbqC family protein — translation MTKVAILQPSYIPWIGYFEQIINVDIFVFYDDVQYTKNDWRNRNKIKVLNGSSWLSIPVNSSTSKNINEVLVDDTKNWRVKHLKSLKQFYSKSKYFDEIYPILQNNINSDNNSLSNISINIIKDISKYLKLDTKFYLSSDLGIGGDKNDRLINICKHFNASSYYSGKAAKNYINKKLFDNNKIELVFQEYEHPSYKQLHGDFLPYLSIIDLLFNYGKNSKKIITKESSDV, via the coding sequence TTGACTAAAGTAGCTATACTCCAACCATCATATATTCCATGGATTGGATACTTTGAGCAAATAATAAATGTTGATATATTTGTTTTTTATGATGATGTTCAATACACAAAAAATGATTGGCGAAATAGAAATAAAATCAAAGTACTCAATGGCAGCTCTTGGCTTAGCATCCCTGTAAATTCATCAACAAGTAAAAATATAAACGAAGTATTAGTTGACGATACTAAAAATTGGCGAGTCAAACATCTAAAATCTTTAAAGCAATTTTACTCAAAATCAAAATACTTTGATGAGATATATCCAATTCTTCAAAACAATATAAACTCAGATAACAACTCACTTAGTAACATATCTATAAACATTATAAAAGATATCTCAAAATACTTAAAATTAGATACAAAATTTTATCTATCATCCGATTTAGGTATTGGTGGAGATAAAAACGATAGACTCATAAATATTTGCAAACACTTTAATGCGTCAAGTTATTATAGTGGTAAAGCTGCAAAAAATTATATCAATAAAAAGTTATTTGATAACAATAAAATAGAATTAGTATTTCAAGAATATGAGCATCCATCCTACAAGCAATTACATGGAGACTTTTTACCATATTTGTCTATAATAGATTTATTGTTTAACTATGGGAAAAATAGCAAAAAAATTATAACTAAAGAGAGTTCAGATGTCTAA
- a CDS encoding radical SAM/SPASM domain-containing protein has translation MKHTQNNYAIRDEAEEFPMMSVLSFSYVCNALCPNCPYTNSDIRSDYKDAKYMSNEIFKKIADEVGEHNAWLRISGGGEPTMHPEFLELMIYAKEKGCKLGIITNGSLMNETLAKSLLEIDVEMLEFSVDASKQSDYDIVRKGLNFDELVQNLKTVYKLRNEMNSNTKIIASAINQNNIDVDEVEKFWLPYVDNFQKRKYLTWGINDSSESADDTPYLPPEERIPCPFLFERLNIDSRGQIMMCGYDIAANTNMGNINNASIKDIWHGDKFNSYRDKHLQKKGDEIDLCKNCPDWKYRSWKHNYWKLVENAQKNKDSSLGLSDSEGAVEVD, from the coding sequence ATGAAACATACACAAAACAACTATGCTATCAGGGATGAAGCAGAAGAGTTTCCAATGATGTCGGTTTTATCATTTTCATATGTATGTAATGCTTTGTGTCCAAACTGTCCATACACTAACTCAGACATCCGTTCAGACTATAAAGATGCAAAGTATATGTCTAATGAGATTTTTAAAAAGATTGCCGATGAAGTTGGAGAGCATAATGCTTGGCTTAGAATAAGTGGTGGCGGTGAACCAACAATGCATCCAGAGTTTTTAGAACTTATGATATATGCAAAAGAAAAAGGCTGTAAACTAGGCATCATAACAAATGGCTCACTGATGAATGAAACTCTTGCTAAGAGTTTGTTAGAGATAGATGTGGAAATGCTAGAATTTTCAGTAGATGCTTCAAAGCAAAGTGATTATGACATAGTAAGAAAAGGTCTTAATTTTGATGAACTTGTCCAAAATCTAAAAACTGTATATAAACTAAGAAATGAGATGAATTCAAATACAAAAATCATTGCATCTGCAATAAACCAAAATAATATAGATGTAGATGAAGTAGAAAAGTTTTGGTTACCATATGTGGATAATTTTCAAAAAAGAAAATATCTAACTTGGGGTATAAATGATTCTAGTGAATCTGCTGATGACACACCTTACTTGCCACCAGAGGAGAGAATTCCATGTCCTTTTCTCTTTGAAAGATTAAATATAGATTCTCGTGGTCAAATTATGATGTGTGGTTACGATATAGCAGCAAATACAAATATGGGAAATATCAATAACGCATCTATAAAAGATATCTGGCATGGTGATAAATTTAACAGTTATAGAGATAAACATCTTCAAAAAAAAGGTGATGAAATTGACTTGTGTAAAAACTGCCCAGATTGGAAATATAGATCTTGGAAACATAACTATTGGAAACTTGTGGAGAATGCTCAAAAAAATAAAGACTCTTCTCTTGGTCTTTCAGATAGTGAAGGTGCTGTAGAAGTTGACTAA
- a CDS encoding glycosyltransferase, translating to MKNIILFTQNLETGGIQKVVSNLANYLYKDYSIFIVLSENDKKVAYHLNNGITIKMIKTIKVDVSKPSTASFLLEYRVKKLNKIIDRIKPILIFSFGEYSNIISLKTSYKCKKIVSQRAVFESMKAKNIHLFSFDEYKDMMIKYYPLAEQIVCVSDYIANEILQLNHNLKSKLQTVYNGVDKVEKYYKKISEKYILNIGRLHPQKGQLDIILAFEKIADKIEHNLIIIGEGELREVLENKILELNLSKRVHLLGEVQLPYDYLHECELFVFASYYEGFPNILLEAMSANTAVISYKFEGYNEILDEKGTNLCKINDVACLSKNILNILKDKNKKVTLAKKMFEISKKFTLKKSLDKYKKIIIQSIGS from the coding sequence ATGAAAAATATAATCCTATTTACCCAAAACTTAGAAACAGGTGGCATACAAAAAGTTGTTTCAAATCTAGCAAACTATCTGTATAAAGACTATTCTATTTTTATTGTTTTATCAGAAAATGATAAAAAAGTAGCCTATCACTTAAATAATGGTATTACAATAAAAATGATAAAAACTATTAAAGTAGATGTATCTAAGCCAAGTACTGCCTCGTTTTTACTAGAATATAGAGTAAAAAAACTTAATAAAATCATAGATAGAATAAAACCTATTCTAATTTTTTCATTTGGAGAATACAGCAATATCATATCTCTAAAAACAAGCTATAAATGCAAAAAAATCGTAAGCCAAAGAGCAGTTTTTGAGAGTATGAAAGCAAAAAATATTCATCTTTTCAGCTTTGATGAGTACAAAGATATGATGATAAAATACTATCCACTTGCAGAGCAAATAGTTTGTGTAAGTGATTATATAGCAAATGAAATTTTACAACTAAATCATAATTTAAAATCTAAGTTACAAACTGTGTATAATGGCGTAGATAAAGTAGAAAAATATTATAAAAAGATAAGTGAAAAATATATTTTAAATATTGGGCGACTACATCCACAAAAAGGCCAATTGGACATAATACTTGCTTTTGAAAAAATTGCAGATAAAATTGAGCATAACTTAATTATAATAGGTGAAGGTGAACTAAGAGAAGTCCTTGAAAACAAAATTTTAGAATTAAACTTATCCAAACGGGTTCATCTTCTAGGCGAAGTACAATTACCTTATGATTATTTACATGAATGTGAATTATTTGTTTTTGCTTCTTATTATGAAGGGTTTCCTAATATTTTATTGGAAGCTATGAGTGCTAATACGGCGGTAATCTCTTATAAGTTTGAGGGGTATAATGAAATTTTAGATGAAAAAGGAACAAATCTTTGTAAAATTAATGATGTAGCGTGTTTAAGTAAAAATATATTAAATATCTTAAAAGATAAAAATAAAAAAGTTACTCTTGCAAAAAAAATGTTTGAGATATCTAAGAAATTTACTTTAAAAAAATCTTTAGACAAATATAAAAAAATAATAATTCAAAGTATTGGAAGTTAA